In Arachis stenosperma cultivar V10309 chromosome 1, arast.V10309.gnm1.PFL2, whole genome shotgun sequence, one DNA window encodes the following:
- the LOC130981561 gene encoding uncharacterized protein LOC130981561, with translation MKNRGEAIKKLELQVGYLSEKMPKPTNSFPSDTEKNPRGEAKKVRWEDCNMVTTNDKETEDKPSKLSEQPEHTLVEKEKKDQQEPEISQQELLRLYAPFPQLLKGAVGKRMYSRFLDSFASLNVNIPFIKVIQQMPVFIKYMKELLPRKSSLKGGQTIVMNKDCSTLIQTQVPAKRKDPGSFYVPCAIGETNFDRALCDLGASINLIPVSLVKRLQINEILPTDVVIRLADKTQKQAVGVVENVLLKVGKYFLPIDFVILDMEESQLHPIILGRPFLATARALIDVEKGELILRIHDEQLSFSVFKLSLEKDEEDKETSKAHYEILKEEASTEAQPAHPEIHWVDGQGQQQVPQVKEKLEESKPPEVCEDINKSSSKKVATRSKKTAPGAKKKVPRGWRNKKIPREDFSPGDKVISAYFTDIPPNLSTVPSQLPKVFTINRVLSLEHVEIIDTTNGYKSTARGEDFKPYQPP, from the coding sequence ATGAAGAATCGGGGGGAAGCAATCAAGAAGCTGGAACTCCAAGTGGGATATTTGTCTGAGAAGATGCCCAAACCCACTAATAGCTTCCCAAGTGACACGGAGAAGAATCCGAGAGGTGAAGCGAAGAAGGTAAGATGGGAAGACTGCAATATGGTCACTACAAATGACAAGGAGACTGAAGACAAGCCAAGCAAGCTGTCAGAACAACCTGAACATACCTTAgtagagaaggagaagaaagacCAACAAGAACCAGAAATCTCACAACAGGAGCTGCTGAGACTATATGCACCATTTCCCCAACTGCTAAAGGGTGCTGTGGGAAAGAGAATGTACTCAAGGTTCTTAGACTCATTTGCATCTTTGAATGTGAACATACCATTCATCAAGGTCATTCAGCAAATGCCAGTATTCATCAAGTATATGAAGGAACTACTTCCCAGGAAGAGCTCACTCAAAGGGGGCCAGACTATAGTGATGAACAAGGATTGCAGCACCCTCATTCAAACACAAGTGCCTGCGAAAAGaaaagacccagggagttttTATGTCCCTTGTGCTATAGGGGAAACAAATTTTGATAGAGCACTTTGCGatttgggagcaagcatcaacttaataccCGTATCCCTGGTAAAAAGGCTGCAGATCAATGAGATACTACCTACAGATGTAGTCATAAGGCTGGCTGACAAGACTCAAAAGCAAGCAGTAGGAGTGGTGGAAAATGTGTTGCTCAAAGTTGGAAAATACTTTCTCCCAATAGACTTTGTCATCCTGGACATGGAAGAGAGTCAACTGCACCCAATCATATTGGGGAGACCATTTCTAGCTACTGCTAGAGCACTGATAGATGTGGAGAAAGGAGAGCTAATATTAAGGATCCATGATGAACAACTGAGCTTCAGTGTTTTCAAACTCTCACTGGAAAAAGATGAAGAGGACAAAGAAACGAGCAAAGCGCATTATGAGATACTAAAGGAAGAAGCAAGCACTGAAGCACAACCAGCTCATCCTGAGATTCACTGGGTTGATGGACAAGGCCAGCAGCAAGTGCCACAGGTCAAGGAAAAATTGGAGGAATCTAAGCCACCAGAAGTTTGTGAGGACATTAACAAAAGCTCATCAAAGAAGGTGGCCACCAGGAGTAAGAAAACAGCACCAGGAGCAAAGAAGAAGGTACCAAGGGGGTGGCGGAACAAGAAGATTCCTAGGGAAGATTTCTCTCCAGGGGATAAAGTAATCTCAGCCTACTTCACAGATATCCCCCCTAATCTCTCCACTGTACCATCTCAGCTACCTAAGGTCTTCACCATCAACAGAGTTCTCTCCTTGGAGCATGTAGAGATCATTGATACAACCAACGGATACAAGTCCACTGCCAGAGGAGAAGACTTCAAGCCTTACCAACCACCATAA